From a region of the Paenibacillus lutimineralis genome:
- a CDS encoding ABC transporter substrate-binding protein, translated as MKLKNGKMRKMMTVSLAATMALGLLAGCSGAKTPVSNQEKVLRIGVLYGGNMDDSYFRQQYTDIYEFDRKNVKIEIVPAINQSDWRYNDGSEPYKEPDYLDGMKKIMTGSNPVDVVVTDVSVLKQLIQENMLKQLDPLVQEDKFDTSDFVPAVIDGIKDLGEGSLYALTPSFSSSALFYNKKLLSDAGVEPPTDKMTWDDVFNLAKRLAKGSGKDRVYGFSFNRYMGNDPFWDMQYTYMAPLQLRMYDEKAETMTVESPQWIKAWDTISNLVKEEVIPNNNNVNYDENWTPISNDMFLSGKVAMMISESYYINEIADANTNAAKIKDYTPVDWDVVTLPTHPEKPDIGGNIYLNNTFAINTNAPNPESAWDYIKFIAGEDWAKLKSRSNSYEMVARKSYIQPRQGLSYNIGAFYNIKPVPPTNPKDDKLKQEKRGLYYVENLGRTYFQEVLDKKKSSTEALKDWSEKGNKMLQEIKLNPKTEFQEDGTPYIPEDNVSAAAGLSSKG; from the coding sequence CCCTGGGGTTGCTTGCTGGATGCAGCGGGGCAAAGACTCCGGTTAGCAACCAAGAGAAAGTACTCCGCATCGGCGTCCTGTATGGCGGTAATATGGATGACTCTTATTTCCGTCAACAGTACACAGATATTTATGAATTCGACAGAAAAAATGTGAAGATCGAAATTGTCCCTGCAATTAATCAGAGCGATTGGCGCTATAATGATGGATCAGAGCCTTATAAAGAGCCGGATTACTTGGACGGTATGAAGAAAATTATGACCGGCAGCAATCCCGTTGATGTCGTCGTTACAGACGTTAGTGTGCTGAAACAGCTAATCCAGGAAAATATGCTGAAACAGCTTGATCCATTAGTCCAGGAGGACAAATTTGACACAAGCGATTTCGTTCCAGCGGTCATTGATGGCATTAAGGATTTAGGAGAGGGAAGTCTTTATGCGCTAACTCCTTCATTCTCTTCATCCGCTTTGTTCTATAACAAGAAGCTGTTATCCGATGCTGGAGTTGAGCCTCCTACGGATAAAATGACTTGGGATGATGTGTTCAATCTAGCGAAGAGACTGGCGAAGGGCTCAGGCAAGGATCGCGTGTATGGATTCTCCTTCAATCGCTATATGGGTAATGACCCATTCTGGGATATGCAGTACACCTATATGGCTCCACTGCAGCTAAGGATGTATGATGAGAAGGCTGAGACCATGACGGTGGAATCGCCGCAATGGATTAAAGCATGGGATACGATCAGTAATCTCGTTAAAGAAGAAGTAATACCGAATAACAATAATGTCAACTATGATGAGAATTGGACTCCGATATCCAATGATATGTTCTTATCTGGCAAGGTCGCGATGATGATCTCCGAGAGCTATTATATTAACGAAATTGCTGATGCCAATACTAATGCGGCCAAGATCAAGGATTATACGCCAGTCGATTGGGATGTGGTTACGCTTCCGACACATCCAGAGAAGCCGGATATTGGCGGCAACATTTATCTTAACAATACGTTTGCTATTAACACCAATGCACCTAATCCTGAGTCGGCCTGGGATTATATTAAGTTCATTGCCGGCGAAGACTGGGCGAAGCTGAAGTCGCGGAGCAATTCGTATGAGATGGTTGCCCGGAAGTCTTACATCCAACCAAGGCAAGGCTTATCTTATAATATCGGGGCATTCTATAATATCAAACCGGTTCCGCCAACAAATCCGAAGGATGATAAGCTGAAGCAAGAGAAGCGAGGATTATACTACGTTGAAAATCTCGGCCGAACTTATTTCCAAGAGGTATTAGATAAGAAAAAGTCATCAACAGAAGCCCTGAAGGATTGGTCGGAGAAGGGTAACAAGATGCTGCAGGAGATTAAGCTTAATCCTAAGACCGAATTCCAAGAAGATGGAACGCCTTATATTCCTGAAGATAATGTGAGTGCGGCTGCTGGGTTATCAAGTAAAGGATGA
- a CDS encoding ASCH domain-containing protein translates to MKIITIRQPWATLVALGEKQFETRSWRTAYRGELAIHAGKAIDKTTCQQEPYRSVLQRRGYTSDQLPLGAVIAVGRLEQCYYVGTDLGTAAILGDEGYIVEGAEYAFGDYTEGRYAWKIGRIGFLERPLPATGRLGLWNLPDDPLLKMDEMQHTWSK, encoded by the coding sequence ATGAAGATAATCACGATTAGGCAGCCATGGGCAACCCTAGTGGCTCTGGGGGAGAAGCAGTTTGAGACCCGCAGCTGGAGGACGGCATACAGGGGCGAGCTGGCGATTCATGCAGGAAAAGCGATAGATAAGACAACTTGTCAACAGGAGCCTTATCGTTCCGTTCTTCAAAGGCGTGGGTATACCTCGGATCAATTGCCACTTGGGGCAGTGATCGCGGTGGGGAGACTGGAACAATGCTATTATGTTGGAACGGATCTAGGGACTGCGGCCATCCTAGGAGATGAAGGTTATATAGTGGAGGGAGCGGAATATGCCTTCGGGGATTACACTGAAGGACGCTATGCCTGGAAAATAGGCCGTATAGGATTCTTGGAGAGACCGCTGCCTGCAACAGGGAGACTTGGGCTGTGGAACCTTCCAGATGATCCGCTGTTGAAAATGGATGAAATGCAGCATACCTGGTCGAAATAG
- a CDS encoding Ig-like domain-containing protein — protein sequence MTGKRKLTGWLLTVALLLAVVFPTGAFAATGDVVSIDIEGSGSPIELTVGKSTKQLKVWGTVEGSSVKRDLTRAVDWSSDHPEIISVNNGFVTPLKSGSAIITAVYNNSAVSTIEIKAVDTYKELTLEYSAKGKYKLGTNEKNLTVTALAAIEGSQGETKDVTADADWSSSNSLVLTIEKGKITLVGEGDATITAKYKGLTASFKATVSSPYSELNILRAGTSVTDEDVELLIGDDEVALTAQSTLTSDKSTLDVTTKAKWTSSDSNIATIEEGKLKAKASGKATITAEYLGVKAKIDVYVRAPYEVILLKPAEDQLIFIGERLQLEAEMRSRANSTDSVTGVAEWNSSSPLSATVSKGLVTGMTAGSSTIKVSHLGVTKNIKVTVAPTITDLTVEKTELEMYKNDKLSLPKVTATKLDDDKVDFSGNMKWTSDNEDIAKIEDGKIIAKDSGKVTLTAKLPDSEVSSPLSIRGKSVSIELTVKEKVLTFIMPDEKISLVIGEEMPLPKVTAVWEDGGEGDVSNDIEWTVTGANAVVKTTPTGKVVKGLNKGSATLKGTYSNKMISVPMTIEPKITKIVVEPTSIELNVKKSKSIKVTGYYTDGKKVTLSSKVGWQSSNEQVATISSTSVKAIAEGTATLTGSYQGQAISVKVSVVPKLTKLTVDEKSLKLAPGYVKTVKLTAEYDTGASASVNDKAVWTTSKASVAKVTNGKIEAVGKGSATIKAKFGDKTVSVRVTVK from the coding sequence ATGACTGGAAAGAGGAAACTGACAGGATGGCTCCTTACAGTGGCGCTGCTCCTGGCTGTCGTATTTCCTACGGGTGCTTTTGCAGCCACAGGAGATGTCGTCTCGATTGATATTGAAGGTTCCGGATCACCGATTGAGCTAACGGTAGGAAAGTCTACTAAGCAATTGAAGGTGTGGGGAACTGTAGAGGGTTCGTCGGTCAAACGCGACTTGACCAGGGCAGTGGATTGGTCCTCCGACCACCCGGAGATCATTAGTGTTAACAACGGATTTGTAACGCCGCTGAAGAGCGGCAGTGCAATAATTACAGCTGTTTATAACAACTCCGCAGTGTCCACGATAGAAATCAAGGCGGTAGACACGTACAAAGAGCTGACGTTGGAATATTCGGCGAAAGGGAAGTACAAGCTGGGAACCAACGAGAAGAACTTGACGGTTACTGCTTTAGCGGCTATCGAGGGAAGTCAAGGGGAGACGAAGGACGTTACAGCTGATGCTGATTGGAGCAGTTCGAACTCCTTGGTCCTGACGATTGAGAAAGGGAAAATCACGCTGGTCGGCGAAGGGGACGCAACGATTACGGCCAAATACAAAGGGCTAACGGCTTCTTTTAAAGCGACTGTAAGCTCACCGTATTCTGAATTAAATATCCTTCGCGCAGGAACAAGCGTAACTGATGAAGATGTTGAGCTCTTGATTGGTGACGACGAGGTAGCACTAACAGCTCAATCAACATTGACCAGTGATAAATCAACCTTGGACGTTACTACGAAGGCGAAATGGACTTCTTCAGACAGCAATATAGCAACGATTGAAGAAGGCAAGCTGAAGGCTAAGGCTTCCGGTAAGGCGACGATTACAGCTGAATATCTCGGCGTCAAAGCCAAGATCGACGTATATGTGCGCGCTCCATATGAAGTAATTCTGCTTAAGCCTGCAGAGGATCAATTGATATTCATCGGCGAAAGGCTGCAGCTTGAAGCGGAGATGAGAAGCCGCGCGAATTCCACGGATTCCGTAACAGGAGTTGCCGAGTGGAATTCATCGAGTCCGTTGTCGGCTACCGTATCTAAAGGCTTAGTTACAGGTATGACTGCTGGATCTTCGACGATTAAGGTTAGTCATCTTGGAGTCACTAAGAACATTAAAGTAACCGTTGCTCCAACAATTACGGATCTAACCGTAGAGAAGACTGAGCTGGAAATGTATAAGAACGATAAGCTAAGTCTTCCTAAAGTGACGGCTACCAAGCTGGACGATGATAAGGTCGATTTCAGCGGCAATATGAAATGGACTTCGGATAATGAAGATATCGCCAAGATTGAGGACGGTAAAATTATTGCCAAGGATTCAGGTAAAGTAACGCTAACCGCGAAGCTGCCTGATTCAGAAGTTAGTTCTCCGCTCAGCATTCGCGGGAAGAGCGTAAGCATTGAACTTACAGTAAAAGAGAAAGTCCTCACCTTTATTATGCCGGATGAAAAAATAAGTCTTGTAATTGGCGAAGAGATGCCGCTTCCTAAGGTTACGGCTGTATGGGAAGATGGCGGAGAAGGTGACGTATCCAATGATATTGAATGGACAGTTACCGGTGCCAATGCAGTGGTGAAGACGACGCCTACAGGTAAAGTTGTAAAAGGTCTGAATAAAGGCTCAGCCACTTTGAAGGGGACTTATTCCAATAAAATGATCAGCGTTCCAATGACGATTGAACCGAAGATTACGAAGATCGTCGTTGAGCCTACCAGCATCGAATTGAATGTGAAGAAGAGCAAATCGATTAAGGTTACAGGTTACTATACGGATGGCAAGAAGGTAACTCTGTCCAGCAAGGTAGGTTGGCAATCATCCAATGAACAGGTGGCAACGATCTCCTCTACCTCGGTAAAAGCTATCGCTGAAGGGACAGCGACCTTGACAGGCTCCTATCAAGGACAAGCAATTAGTGTGAAGGTGAGCGTAGTTCCAAAGCTGACCAAGCTTACGGTCGACGAGAAGAGCCTGAAGCTCGCACCTGGCTATGTGAAGACAGTGAAGCTTACTGCAGAATATGATACAGGTGCATCAGCATCTGTGAATGATAAAGCAGTATGGACGACTTCCAAAGCGTCCGTTGCGAAAGTAACGAACGGAAAGATTGAAGCGGTCGGCAAAGGTTCGGCTACAATCAAAGCGAAGTTCGGTGATAAGACAGTGTCCGTTCGGGTCACAGTAAAGTAA
- a CDS encoding ComEC/Rec2 family competence protein, with protein sequence MAKRTTKSKSKGKSKSSTSKNSIIVVLLAVFIGFYLLEGGWQDWLGPTDSSSVTTQAGENEGRLRVIFLDVGQGASQLLISPTGKTMLIDAGNNDREQQMVDSLHAYGIDRLDIVIGTHPDADHIGGLDRVIDNFEVGAVYMPKIQSNTKTYESLLRSIKNKGLKVKTAQAGVRLDWDEEVSSEMVAPVTISDDTNNMSAVVRITYGNSSYLLTGDAERESEQAMLSSGRELQADVMLVGHHGSKSSTTLAFLKRVKPKYAVIQVGADNSYGHPKQAILDRLAKQKVEVYRNDLQGNIEIASDGMKYYITAER encoded by the coding sequence ATGGCAAAACGTACTACAAAAAGCAAGTCGAAAGGCAAGTCCAAAAGTAGCACATCAAAAAATAGCATCATCGTAGTTCTTCTAGCTGTCTTTATCGGGTTTTATTTGCTGGAGGGCGGCTGGCAGGATTGGCTTGGTCCGACGGACTCGTCTTCTGTAACGACGCAAGCAGGGGAGAATGAAGGGCGTCTGCGGGTCATATTCCTAGATGTAGGGCAGGGAGCTTCGCAGCTCCTGATTAGTCCAACTGGCAAGACAATGCTGATTGATGCGGGGAATAATGACCGTGAACAGCAAATGGTTGATAGCCTACATGCTTATGGGATTGATCGTCTGGATATCGTGATCGGAACGCATCCGGATGCGGATCATATTGGCGGCCTTGATCGAGTGATTGACAATTTCGAAGTTGGCGCCGTCTATATGCCGAAGATCCAGTCCAATACGAAAACCTATGAATCGCTTCTTAGATCGATCAAGAATAAGGGGCTGAAGGTGAAGACAGCCCAGGCTGGCGTTCGCCTCGACTGGGACGAAGAGGTAAGTAGCGAGATGGTGGCTCCTGTGACAATTAGTGATGATACGAACAACATGAGTGCAGTAGTTCGAATTACATATGGCAACAGCTCATACCTTCTTACTGGCGATGCTGAGCGAGAGAGTGAGCAGGCTATGCTGTCTTCCGGAAGAGAGCTACAGGCAGATGTAATGCTGGTTGGTCATCACGGTTCCAAGTCCTCGACGACACTGGCCTTCTTGAAACGGGTCAAGCCGAAGTATGCCGTAATCCAAGTAGGAGCGGACAACAGCTATGGCCATCCGAAGCAAGCGATACTGGATCGTCTGGCGAAGCAGAAGGTAGAAGTATATCGCAACGATTTACAAGGGAATATCGAGATAGCCTCCGATGGAATGAAGTACTATATTACGGCGGAAAGGTGA
- a CDS encoding DUF3006 domain-containing protein: MVGIVEGFEEDICRIEVEGQMRNVPRSQVDKEVRQGDIVEWKSGLWLTNLQKTEARSKEIKRLMEDVWED; this comes from the coding sequence ATGGTTGGGATCGTTGAAGGCTTTGAGGAAGATATATGCCGAATTGAAGTAGAAGGCCAAATGAGGAATGTTCCACGCAGCCAGGTTGACAAGGAAGTTAGGCAGGGAGACATTGTAGAATGGAAGAGTGGCTTGTGGCTGACGAATCTGCAGAAGACCGAGGCGAGAAGCAAGGAAATCAAGAGATTAATGGAAGATGTCTGGGAAGATTGA
- a CDS encoding DinB family protein, with translation MLSRPKSEEFLPHFQEYVNLVPGGNLLELLEGQISQIVDRLASVTEEQGTYRYAEGKWSLKEVIGHMADTERIMSYRLLRIARGDTTPLPGFEEQLFVSNAGFDRFTLGELLKDFQCVREDTLSLIRRLDETAWQRMGHYGGGEGSARSLGYIIAGHAIHHMNIINERYLA, from the coding sequence ATGCTGTCACGACCAAAATCCGAAGAATTTTTACCTCATTTTCAGGAGTATGTGAACCTGGTACCTGGAGGCAATCTATTGGAATTGTTAGAGGGACAGATCTCACAAATCGTAGATCGGCTTGCTTCCGTAACTGAGGAGCAGGGAACATACCGCTACGCTGAAGGCAAATGGAGTCTGAAGGAAGTCATCGGGCATATGGCAGATACAGAACGTATTATGAGCTATCGGCTGCTTCGTATCGCCAGAGGCGATACAACACCGCTACCAGGCTTTGAGGAGCAGCTCTTCGTAAGTAATGCGGGCTTCGACCGATTCACGTTAGGGGAACTGCTGAAGGACTTTCAGTGCGTCAGGGAGGATACCTTGTCGCTGATACGCAGGCTGGATGAGACAGCTTGGCAGCGCATGGGCCATTATGGTGGGGGAGAAGGCTCTGCACGCTCCCTAGGCTATATTATTGCCGGCCATGCGATCCATCATATGAATATCATTAATGAACGATATCTTGCTTAG
- the manA gene encoding mannose-6-phosphate isomerase, class I gives MNEPIFLQSVFQERIWGGQKLKQLFGYDIPYEHTGEYWAVSAHPNGQSIVKSGPYQGMLLGELWNSHPELFNSSSTVFPLLTKLLDASDDLSVQVHPNDAYAGAHENGELGKTECWYIVAAEPGACIIYGHEAKTKHELESMIAAGNWDSLLTKVPVKAGDFFYVPSGTIHALGKGIVVLETQQSSDTTYRVYDYDRKDKDGNTRELHLKKAIDVTSVPQAYQAVSYDTKEIENGVITTFVSNSFFTVEKWNVDGKASFPEAKQYTICSVIDGNGELSIDGQSYPLAKGDHFILPISSGDFQLNGKLELIISHE, from the coding sequence ATGAACGAACCTATTTTTCTTCAATCGGTATTTCAAGAACGGATTTGGGGAGGCCAGAAGCTGAAGCAATTGTTCGGCTATGACATCCCTTATGAACACACAGGTGAATACTGGGCAGTCTCCGCCCATCCTAACGGTCAGAGTATCGTGAAGAGCGGCCCATATCAAGGGATGCTGCTTGGCGAATTGTGGAACTCTCATCCGGAGCTGTTCAACTCCTCTTCCACCGTCTTCCCGCTGTTGACGAAACTGTTGGACGCTTCTGACGATCTATCCGTTCAGGTCCACCCTAACGATGCCTATGCAGGTGCTCATGAGAATGGAGAGCTGGGCAAGACAGAATGCTGGTATATCGTCGCTGCTGAGCCGGGTGCCTGCATTATCTACGGTCATGAAGCGAAGACGAAGCATGAGTTGGAGTCGATGATCGCAGCGGGGAACTGGGATTCTCTCTTAACTAAGGTTCCTGTAAAAGCCGGTGACTTCTTCTATGTACCTAGCGGTACAATCCATGCACTGGGCAAAGGCATTGTCGTACTGGAGACACAGCAAAGCTCGGATACGACTTATCGTGTCTATGACTATGACCGTAAAGATAAGGATGGCAATACCCGCGAGCTTCATCTGAAGAAGGCTATCGACGTAACTAGCGTCCCACAAGCTTATCAAGCCGTATCCTATGACACCAAGGAAATCGAAAATGGCGTCATTACGACCTTCGTCTCTAATTCATTTTTCACCGTAGAAAAATGGAATGTTGACGGCAAGGCCAGCTTCCCAGAAGCCAAGCAATATACGATCTGCAGTGTAATCGATGGTAATGGCGAGCTGTCAATCGACGGACAAAGTTATCCTTTGGCCAAAGGAGATCATTTCATTCTCCCTATCTCTTCAGGTGACTTCCAATTGAATGGCAAGCTTGAGTTGATTATCTCTCACGAGTAA